The following are encoded together in the Pungitius pungitius chromosome 7, fPunPun2.1, whole genome shotgun sequence genome:
- the paics gene encoding multifunctional protein ADE2 isoform X2 yields the protein MKSAGIDHFFFSCLKEEISSEESRSRQTFTMTSSPPELKVGQKLNEGKTKQIFLLEDQPGMVLVQSKDQITAGNAVRKDQMEGKAAIANGTAGCVFRLLQDCGIKTAFVKQHSDTAFIAAHCEMIPIEWVCRRVATGSFLKRNPGVKEGYRFSPLKMEMFFKDDANNDPQWSEEQLLEAKFSPAGLAIGQCEVDVMSRSTVAIFEILEKSWATQDCTLVDMKIEFGVNVKTKEIVLADVIDNDSWRLWPAGDRSQQKDKQVYRDLKEVTPEAMQMVKRNFEWVSERVKLLLEPRAGGRVVVLMGSTSDLAHCEKIRKACTSLGVRCILRVTSAHKGPDETLRIKAQYEGDGVPTVFVAVAGRSNGLGPVMSGNTAYPVINCPPLTPDWGAQDVWSSLRMPSGLGCSTILSPEAAAQFAAQIFGLTDHLVWGKLRASMLNTWVALKLADQKLQACSL from the exons ATGAAGTCAGCTGGGATCgatcacttcttcttctcttgtctAAAAGAGGAGATTAGTTCGGAG GAGAGTCGCTCGCGGCAGACCTTCACCATGACGTCCTCCCCCCCAG AGCTGAAAGTCGGCCAGAAGCTGAACGAGGGGAAGACGAAGCAGATCTTCCTCCTGGAGGATCAGCCCGGGATGGTCCTGGTCCAGTCCAAGGACCAGATCACGGCCGGGAACGCCGTGAGGAAGGACCAGATGGAGGGCAAGGCGGCCATCGCCAACGGGACCGCGGGCTGCGTGTTCCGCCTCCTGCAGGACTGCG GCATCAAGACGGCCTTCGTGAAGCAGCACTCGGACACGGCCTTCATCGCCGCCCACTGCGAGATGATTCCCATCGAGTGGGTCTGCCGCAGAGTGGCCACGGGGTCCTTCCTCAAGAGGAACCCGGGGGTCAAGGAAGGCTACCGCTTCTCCCCCCTCAAGATGGAGATGTTCTTTAAG GACGACGCCAACAACGACCCCCAGTGGTCcgaggagcagctgctggaggccaaGTTCTCCCCGGCCGGGCTCGCCATCGGCCAGTGCGAGGTGGACGTGATGAGCCGCAGCACCGTGGCCATCTTTGAGATCCTGGAGAAGTCCTGGGCCACTCAGGACTGCACGCTGGTGGACATGAAG ATCGAGTTCGGGGTGAACGTGAAGACCAAGGAGATCGTCCTCGCCGACGTGATTGACAACGATTCATGGCGTCTGTGGCCGGCCGGAGACCGGAGTCAGCAGAAAGATAAGCAG GTGTACCGCGACCTGAAAGAAGTGACCCCCGAGGCCATGCAGATGGTGAAGAGGAACTTTGAGTGGGTCTCTGAGAGGGTCAAG ctgctgctggagcctcGGGCCGGCGGCAGGGTGGTGGTTCTGATGGGCTCCACCTCGGACCTGGCTCACTGTGAGAAGATCAGGAAGGCCTGCACCTCCCTCGGGGTCCGCTGCATCCTGAGGGTCACCTCGGCACACAAGGGTCCCGACGAGACGCTGCGCATCAAAGCCCAATATGAAG GTGACGGCGTGCCCACCGTGTTCGTAGCGGTGGCCGGAAGAAGCAACGGCCTCGGCCCGGTGATGTCCGGGAACACGGCGTATCCCGTCATCAACTGCCCGCCCCTCACCCCGGACTGGGGGGCGCAGGACGTCTGGTCCTCCCTGCGCATGCCGAGCG GTCTGGGCTGCTCCACCATCCTCTCCCCCGAGGCCGCCGCCCAGTTCGCGGCTCAGATCTTCGGGCTGACCGACCACCTGGTGTGGGGCAAGCTGAGGGCCTCCATGCTCAACACCTGGGTGGCCCTGAAGCTGGCCGACCAGAAGCTGCAGGCCTGCAGCCTCTGA
- the paics gene encoding multifunctional protein ADE2 isoform X3, translating to MTSSPPELKVGQKLNEGKTKQIFLLEDQPGMVLVQSKDQITAGNAVRKDQMEGKAAIANGTAGCVFRLLQDCGIKTAFVKQHSDTAFIAAHCEMIPIEWVCRRVATGSFLKRNPGVKEGYRFSPLKMEMFFKDDANNDPQWSEEQLLEAKFSPAGLAIGQCEVDVMSRSTVAIFEILEKSWATQDCTLVDMKIEFGVNVKTKEIVLADVIDNDSWRLWPAGDRSQQKDKQVYRDLKEVTPEAMQMVKRNFEWVSERVKLLLEPRAGGRVVVLMGSTSDLAHCEKIRKACTSLGVRCILRVTSAHKGPDETLRIKAQYEGDGVPTVFVAVAGRSNGLGPVMSGNTAYPVINCPPLTPDWGAQDVWSSLRMPSGLGCSTILSPEAAAQFAAQIFGLTDHLVWGKLRASMLNTWVALKLADQKLQACSL from the exons ATGACGTCCTCCCCCCCAG AGCTGAAAGTCGGCCAGAAGCTGAACGAGGGGAAGACGAAGCAGATCTTCCTCCTGGAGGATCAGCCCGGGATGGTCCTGGTCCAGTCCAAGGACCAGATCACGGCCGGGAACGCCGTGAGGAAGGACCAGATGGAGGGCAAGGCGGCCATCGCCAACGGGACCGCGGGCTGCGTGTTCCGCCTCCTGCAGGACTGCG GCATCAAGACGGCCTTCGTGAAGCAGCACTCGGACACGGCCTTCATCGCCGCCCACTGCGAGATGATTCCCATCGAGTGGGTCTGCCGCAGAGTGGCCACGGGGTCCTTCCTCAAGAGGAACCCGGGGGTCAAGGAAGGCTACCGCTTCTCCCCCCTCAAGATGGAGATGTTCTTTAAG GACGACGCCAACAACGACCCCCAGTGGTCcgaggagcagctgctggaggccaaGTTCTCCCCGGCCGGGCTCGCCATCGGCCAGTGCGAGGTGGACGTGATGAGCCGCAGCACCGTGGCCATCTTTGAGATCCTGGAGAAGTCCTGGGCCACTCAGGACTGCACGCTGGTGGACATGAAG ATCGAGTTCGGGGTGAACGTGAAGACCAAGGAGATCGTCCTCGCCGACGTGATTGACAACGATTCATGGCGTCTGTGGCCGGCCGGAGACCGGAGTCAGCAGAAAGATAAGCAG GTGTACCGCGACCTGAAAGAAGTGACCCCCGAGGCCATGCAGATGGTGAAGAGGAACTTTGAGTGGGTCTCTGAGAGGGTCAAG ctgctgctggagcctcGGGCCGGCGGCAGGGTGGTGGTTCTGATGGGCTCCACCTCGGACCTGGCTCACTGTGAGAAGATCAGGAAGGCCTGCACCTCCCTCGGGGTCCGCTGCATCCTGAGGGTCACCTCGGCACACAAGGGTCCCGACGAGACGCTGCGCATCAAAGCCCAATATGAAG GTGACGGCGTGCCCACCGTGTTCGTAGCGGTGGCCGGAAGAAGCAACGGCCTCGGCCCGGTGATGTCCGGGAACACGGCGTATCCCGTCATCAACTGCCCGCCCCTCACCCCGGACTGGGGGGCGCAGGACGTCTGGTCCTCCCTGCGCATGCCGAGCG GTCTGGGCTGCTCCACCATCCTCTCCCCCGAGGCCGCCGCCCAGTTCGCGGCTCAGATCTTCGGGCTGACCGACCACCTGGTGTGGGGCAAGCTGAGGGCCTCCATGCTCAACACCTGGGTGGCCCTGAAGCTGGCCGACCAGAAGCTGCAGGCCTGCAGCCTCTGA
- the nrl gene encoding neural retina-specific leucine zipper protein, with protein sequence MSSPPLPMPSLPPSPLAMEYLNDFDLLKFEVKPDTPPGVYPKSGLAPDPSSSPYTGQPPPDSSLSSSPYDSLPPSPTLSDAHPPPSGSSSSSSISFPLSISNSFTSGISSGSQGNAGGSPAHAGPPGAAPASLEDLIWLAALQQQFGGEVAGPANLLGALGGEPERGGDRERGPVNGFLGCEDAVEALLNSAAAAVSSQFPGLSQSSSSNLGDSSSDSGADISCPKGTDMCHRPLVFLPSGAPNAGASAAYPQALSPQGRLHHHQHHHHHPHHPMHHHHHHHHPQINQCGGGDRFSDEQLVSLSVRELNRHLRGVSKDEVVRLKQKRRTLKNRGYAQSCRYKRLQHRHALESEKHVLTQQLDQLQCELTRVLRERDAYKARYEKLLATSHGDAPPPPPPPRRQPTFPAP encoded by the exons AtgtcctcgccccccctccccatgccctccctcccccccagccccctcgCCATGGAGTACCTCAACGACTTTGACCTCCTGAAGTTCGAGGTGAAACCGGACACTCCTCCGGGCGTCTACCCCAAATCCGGCCTCGCCCCCGACCCCTCCAGCTCGCCGTATACCGGCCAGCCCCCGCCGGACTCCAGCCTGAGCTCCAGCCCCTACGACTCGCTGCCGCCCTCGCCCACGCTCAGCGACGCCCACCCGCCGCCCTCgggctcctcctcgtcctcctccatctcctttccGCTATCCATCTCCAACAGCTTCACCTCGGGCATCAGCTCCGGCTCCCAGGGCAACGCGGGGGGCAGCCCGGCCCAcgcggggcccccgggggccgccCCGGCCTCGCTGGAGGACCTCATCTGGCTGGcggcgctgcagcagcagttCGGTGGCGAGGTGGCGGGGCCCGCCAACCTGCTGGGGGCCCTGGGAGGAGAGCCGGAGCGGGGGGGCGACAGGGAGAGGGGGCCGGTCAACGGCTTCCTGGGCTGCGAGGACGCCGTGGAGGCGCTGCTAAACTCGGCCGCAGCGGCCGTCAGCTCCCAG tTCCCAGGTCTTTCCCAGAGTTCGAGCAGCAACCTGGGAGACTCCAGCAGCGACAGCGGCGCCGACATCTCCTGCCCCAAAGGGACCGACATGTGCCACCGGCCGCTCGTCTTCCTCCCGTCCGGCGCTCCCAACGCCGGCGCCTCCGCCGCTTACCCACAAGCCCTCAGCCCCCAGGGACGCCTTCATCACCACCaacatcaccatcaccacccgCACCACCCCAtgcatcaccaccaccaccaccaccaccctcagATCAATCAG TGCGGGGGCGGCGACCGCTTCTCTGACGAGCAGCTGGTGAGCCTGTCGGTGCGCGAGCTCAACCGTCACCTGCGCGGCGTCAGCAAGGACGAGGTGGTGCGGCTGAAGCAGAAGCGCCGCACGCTGAAGAACCGCGGCTACGCGCAGTCCTGCCGCTACAAGCGCCTGCAGCACCGCCACGCGCTGGAGTCGGAGAAACACGTGCTCACGCAGcag ctggaTCAGTTACAGTGTGAGCTGACTCGAGTGCTGAGGGAGAGGGACGCCTACAAGGCTCGCTACGAGAAGCTCCTCGCCACCAGCCACGGAGACGCCCccccaccgccgccccccccgcgcAGGCAACCCACCTTCCCCGCCCCCTGA
- the LOC119217211 gene encoding GTP-binding protein REM 2-like yields MPTDVPEDNLTNEKKATTCDSMTLPCAPAVRRGSTPLPIKHQLRREEAVHDDCDWTSGPVGPSAAAISFSPALDEYPAQAAEGRPDGPLRIALLGQNGVGKSSLAVALGGDTDRTASVDSEGEGYVRTVTVDDEDSTIVIFDNWRQDLSALQCEVGVLVFSVTDRRSFHRTAQLRLLLRETQPLTPIILVGNKSDLVRTREVTAQEAMSSAALFKCLYLEISASLDHRTPELLECAVRLARGQPPWPPGSSAEDMSAGGGQRGSITSRAKRFLSSLVPRYPREREVGRFLRQKSRSCHDLGAL; encoded by the exons ATGCCGACAGATGTGCCCGAAGACAATCTCACCAACGAGAAGAAAGCGACCACG TGCGACAGCATGACCCTGCCCTGCGCCCCGGCTGTGCGCAGAGGCAGCACGCCGCTGCCCATCAAGCACCAGCTCAGACGGGAGGAAGCCGTCCACGACGACTGCGATTGGACTTCGGGGCCCGTCGGCCCATCCGCCGCGGCCATCAGCTTCAGCCCGGCGCTGGACGAATACCCGGCCCAGGCGGCGGAGGGCCGGCCCGACGGGCCGCTGAGGATCGCCCTGCTGGGCCAGAACGGCGTGGGGAAGTCCTCTCTGGCCGTGGCCCTCGGCGGGGACACGGACCGGACGGCGTCCGTGGACTCCGAAG GGGAGGGTTACGTACGCACGGTCACCGTGGACGACGAGGACAGCACCATCGTTATCTTTGACAACTGGAGACAG GACCTCTCGGCTCTGCAGTGCGAGGTCGGTGTTTTGGTGTTTTCGGTGACCGACCGGCGGAGCTTCCACCGAACGGCTCAGCTGAGGCTCCTTCTGAGAGAGACGCAGCCCCTAACCCCCATCATCCTCGTGGGCAACAAGAGCGACCTCGTCCGCACGCGCGAGGTCACCGCTCAAG aGGCCATGTCCAGCGCCgccctttttaaatgtctgtacCTGGAGATCTCCGCCTCCCTGGACCACCGCACCCCGGAGCTCCTGGAGTGCGCAGTGCGGCTGGCCAGGGGTCAGCCCCCGTGGCCGCCGGGGTCCAGCGCCGAAGACATGAGCGCCGGGGGGGGCCAGCGGGGGAGCATCACCTCCCGGGCCAAGCGCTTCCTGTCCAGCCTGGTGCCTCGGTACCCGCGGGAGCGGGAGGTGGGCCGGTTCCTGAGGCAGAAGTCCCGCTCGTGTCACGACCTGGGGGCGCTGTGA